In Halomonas alkalicola, the following proteins share a genomic window:
- the pstA gene encoding phosphate ABC transporter permease PstA has translation MIGPGRARLPRGEGPWPWLAAGSVALSLLLLAGLLTLLAVRGMGHFWPSPLTLVTLEDGRQLAGQAVREERLPGGEKRERLYRTANRDLDGAIWRWVAVDEIAEESRPRDLVVLERTRWGTFQGRLLALESAAGRVEGEAAWAALQVRLQELAALRAERDRLRDEVVPLARRLDRDPEADSQLARANARIRVLQARMGGTRLLLESVDGRRLEQPLEQVLRAWRPNAMSTPQKLAAWGQGVWRFLAEGPRAANTAGGVWPAIFGTVLMVLLMSVVVTPFGVLAAIYLNEVAHQGRFTRLVRIAVRNLAGVPSIVYGVFGLGVFVYGIGGTLDEWFFADQLPSPTFGTGGLLWASLTLALLTLPVVIVATEEGLARVPDHQREGALALGATRVEMLTRVILPMTAPAMLTGVILAVARAAGEVAPLMLVGVAKLAPQVPVDGDFPFLHLERKFMHLGYHIYDVAFHGDDVQAALPLVYATALLLVLVILVLNLTAIFLRHHLRARHGALPRR, from the coding sequence ATGATCGGCCCCGGGCGCGCTCGGCTGCCCCGCGGCGAGGGGCCCTGGCCGTGGCTGGCCGCCGGCAGCGTGGCGCTGTCGCTGCTGCTGCTGGCCGGGCTCCTGACCCTGCTGGCGGTGCGGGGGATGGGGCACTTCTGGCCGTCGCCCCTCACCCTGGTGACCCTGGAGGATGGCCGCCAGCTGGCCGGCCAGGCGGTGCGCGAGGAGCGCCTGCCAGGCGGCGAGAAGCGCGAGCGCCTCTACCGCACGGCCAATCGCGACCTGGACGGCGCGATCTGGCGCTGGGTGGCCGTGGACGAGATCGCCGAGGAAAGCCGCCCCCGGGACCTGGTGGTGCTGGAGCGTACCCGCTGGGGCACCTTCCAGGGGCGCCTGTTGGCCCTCGAGAGTGCCGCAGGGCGCGTCGAGGGGGAGGCCGCCTGGGCGGCCCTGCAGGTGCGCCTGCAGGAGCTCGCGGCCCTGAGGGCGGAGCGTGATCGCCTGCGCGACGAGGTGGTACCCCTGGCTCGGCGGCTGGACCGGGATCCCGAGGCCGACAGTCAGCTTGCCCGGGCCAATGCCCGCATCCGGGTGCTTCAGGCGCGCATGGGGGGGACTCGCTTGCTGCTGGAGAGCGTCGACGGGCGTCGCCTCGAGCAGCCGCTGGAGCAGGTGCTGCGCGCCTGGCGGCCCAACGCCATGTCGACGCCCCAGAAGCTGGCCGCCTGGGGGCAGGGCGTGTGGCGCTTCCTCGCCGAGGGGCCCCGCGCCGCCAACACCGCCGGCGGGGTGTGGCCGGCGATCTTCGGTACCGTGCTGATGGTGCTGCTGATGTCGGTGGTGGTGACCCCCTTCGGCGTGCTGGCGGCCATCTACCTCAACGAGGTCGCCCATCAGGGACGCTTCACCCGGCTGGTGCGCATCGCGGTGCGCAACCTGGCCGGGGTGCCCTCCATCGTCTATGGAGTGTTCGGGCTTGGGGTCTTCGTCTACGGCATCGGCGGCACCCTGGACGAGTGGTTCTTCGCCGATCAGCTGCCCTCGCCCACCTTCGGCACCGGCGGCCTGCTGTGGGCCTCGCTGACCCTGGCGCTGCTGACCCTGCCGGTGGTGATCGTGGCCACCGAGGAGGGGCTGGCGCGGGTGCCGGACCATCAGCGCGAGGGCGCCCTGGCGCTGGGCGCCACCCGGGTGGAGATGCTGACCCGGGTGATCCTGCCGATGACCGCCCCGGCCATGCTCACCGGGGTGATCCTGGCCGTGGCCCGGGCCGCCGGTGAGGTGGCGCCGCTGATGCTGGTGGGGGTCGCCAAGCTGGCGCCCCAGGTGCCGGTGGACGGTGATTTCCCCTTCCTGCATCTTGAACGGAAGTTCATGCATCTGGGCTACCACATCTACGACGTGGCCTTCCATGGGGACGATGTCCAGGCGGCGCTGCCGCTGGTCTACGCCACCGCGCTGCTGCTGGTGCTGGTGATCCTGGTGCTTAACCTGACTGCAATATTCCTGCGCCATCATCTAAGAGCGCGTCACGGGGCCCTGCCGCGCCGCTAG
- the pstB gene encoding phosphate ABC transporter ATP-binding protein PstB, whose product MSVFPSPRSAAGSPIIDFDPAACCLEIEGLSLAYGETPALRELSLRVPRQRVTAFIGPSGCGKSTLRRALNRLHDLNDEVRLAGRIRLEGQDIHAPEVEVAELRRRVGMVFQAPNPFPMSIYDNVAFGLRLQGGIRKRQLDDIVEWALQSAALWDEVKDRLRSSAWALSGGQQQRLVIARTLAVRPEVLLLDEPASALDPISTLKIEELIRNLKSQLTLVLVTHNMQQAARVSDYTAFLQEGELVEYGPTDRLFTNPRLVRTENYITGRMA is encoded by the coding sequence ATGTCCGTCTTCCCGTCGCCACGGTCCGCTGCCGGCAGTCCGATCATCGACTTCGACCCGGCCGCCTGCTGCCTGGAGATCGAGGGGCTGAGCCTGGCCTACGGGGAGACGCCGGCGCTGCGCGAGCTCTCGCTGCGCGTGCCGCGCCAGCGGGTCACCGCCTTCATCGGGCCCTCGGGGTGCGGGAAGTCGACGCTGCGGCGGGCCCTCAACCGGCTCCACGACCTCAACGACGAGGTGCGGCTCGCCGGGCGGATTCGCCTCGAGGGGCAGGATATTCACGCCCCCGAGGTGGAGGTGGCGGAGCTGCGCCGGCGGGTCGGCATGGTGTTCCAGGCGCCCAACCCCTTCCCGATGTCGATCTACGACAACGTCGCCTTCGGGCTGCGGCTGCAGGGGGGTATCCGCAAGCGCCAGCTGGACGACATCGTCGAGTGGGCGCTGCAATCGGCGGCGCTGTGGGATGAGGTGAAGGATCGCCTGAGGAGTTCGGCCTGGGCGCTCTCCGGCGGCCAGCAGCAGCGCCTGGTGATCGCCCGCACCCTGGCGGTGCGCCCCGAGGTGCTGCTGCTCGACGAGCCGGCCTCGGCGCTGGATCCGATCTCGACGCTGAAGATCGAAGAGCTGATCCGTAACCTTAAGTCGCAGCTGACCCTGGTGCTGGTCACCCACAACATGCAGCAGGCGGCGCGGGTCTCCGACTACACCGCCTTCCTGCAGGAGGGCGAGCTGGTGGAGTACGGCCCCACCGACAGGCTCTTCACCAATCCGCGCCTCGTGCGCACCGAGAACTACATCACCGGGCGCATGGCCTGA
- a CDS encoding HU family DNA-binding protein → MRKPELAAAIAERADLSKDKASQVLNVILDEITGSVAQGQDVSLIGFGTFTVRERAARTGKNPQTGQPLTIPASKTVAFKPGKGLKDAVAK, encoded by the coding sequence ATGCGTAAGCCAGAACTCGCCGCGGCGATTGCCGAGCGTGCCGATCTTTCCAAGGACAAGGCGAGCCAGGTGCTCAACGTGATCCTCGACGAGATCACCGGTAGCGTGGCCCAGGGACAGGATGTGTCGCTGATCGGCTTCGGCACCTTCACCGTGCGTGAGCGTGCGGCGCGCACCGGCAAGAACCCCCAGACCGGCCAGCCGCTGACCATCCCGGCCAGCAAGACGGTGGCCTTCAAGCCGGGCAAGGGCCTCAAGGACGCGGTGGCCAAGTAA
- the ubiA gene encoding 4-hydroxybenzoate octaprenyltransferase produces MDRSLMRPTGLARVPDFLQLMRLNRPIGTWLLMWPTLWALWVAAEGIPGRRVLLIFIAGVYLMRAAGCVVNDYADRHFDGHVKRTRLRPLATGRISEGEAQALFLILVMAAFVLVLFTNLFTVMLSLVGVALAFIYPFMKRYTHLPQLFLGAAFSWAIPMAFGAVLGHVPFEAWLLFAANVAWTVAYDTQYAMVDRDDDLKIGIKSTAVLFGRADRLMIGLLQGLTLLLLAWAGLRLGFGGFFWLGLAGMAATFVHQQFLIRERERDPCFQAFLNNHWSGLLVFAGIALSLWPAAGA; encoded by the coding sequence ATGGACCGTTCCCTGATGCGCCCCACGGGCCTCGCCCGGGTGCCCGACTTCCTGCAGCTGATGCGCCTGAACCGCCCCATCGGCACCTGGCTGCTGATGTGGCCCACCCTGTGGGCGCTGTGGGTGGCCGCCGAGGGCATCCCCGGCCGCCGCGTGCTGCTGATCTTCATCGCCGGGGTCTACCTGATGCGCGCCGCCGGCTGCGTGGTCAACGACTACGCCGACCGCCACTTCGACGGCCACGTCAAGCGCACCCGGCTGCGCCCCCTGGCCACCGGGCGGATCAGCGAGGGCGAGGCCCAGGCGCTGTTCCTGATCCTGGTGATGGCCGCCTTCGTGCTGGTGCTCTTCACCAACCTCTTCACCGTGATGCTCTCCCTGGTCGGGGTGGCGCTGGCCTTCATCTACCCCTTCATGAAGCGCTACACCCACCTGCCCCAGCTCTTCCTGGGCGCCGCCTTCTCCTGGGCCATCCCCATGGCCTTCGGCGCGGTGCTGGGCCATGTGCCCTTCGAGGCCTGGCTGCTGTTCGCCGCCAACGTCGCCTGGACCGTGGCCTACGATACCCAGTACGCCATGGTCGACCGCGACGACGACCTCAAGATCGGCATCAAGTCCACCGCCGTGCTGTTCGGCCGCGCCGACCGGCTGATGATCGGCCTGCTGCAGGGCCTGACCCTGCTGCTGCTGGCCTGGGCGGGGCTGCGTCTGGGCTTCGGCGGCTTCTTCTGGCTGGGCCTGGCCGGCATGGCGGCCACCTTCGTGCACCAGCAGTTCCTGATCCGCGAGCGCGAGCGCGATCCCTGCTTCCAGGCCTTCCTCAACAACCACTGGTCGGGCCTGCTGGTGTTCGCCGGCATCGCCCTCAGCCTGTGGCCGGCCGCCGGCGCGTGA
- the cysZ gene encoding sulfate transporter CysZ has product MLDAVTALARGTRLAYSRGLRRYVFVPIVINLLVYGAMLRFVLANFGGWLEGWMALVPAWLGWLEWLIWPLFVISLVVIVFFTFTLVTHLIAAPFYGFLAARVEAVATGRPPLDDRGFMKTAVDAMGRELVKLAYIAPRALLLFLVSWIPGVNLAAPLLWALFSAWVMAIAYLDYPMDNNKVSFAEMRRRLAARWWQSLTYGGCVTLVTWIPLANLFLLPGAVSGAVLMWDRHYREPAVSEAR; this is encoded by the coding sequence ATGCTTGATGCCGTCACCGCCCTGGCCCGGGGCACCCGCCTGGCCTACTCCCGCGGCCTGCGCCGCTACGTCTTCGTGCCCATCGTCATCAACCTGCTGGTCTACGGGGCCATGCTGCGCTTCGTGCTGGCCAACTTCGGCGGCTGGCTGGAGGGCTGGATGGCGCTGGTGCCGGCCTGGCTTGGCTGGCTCGAGTGGCTGATCTGGCCGCTGTTCGTGATCAGCCTGGTGGTGATTGTCTTCTTCACCTTCACCCTGGTGACCCACCTGATCGCCGCCCCCTTCTACGGCTTCCTGGCGGCCAGGGTGGAGGCGGTGGCCACCGGGCGGCCACCGCTGGACGATCGCGGCTTCATGAAGACGGCGGTGGATGCCATGGGGCGCGAGCTGGTCAAGCTGGCCTATATCGCGCCAAGAGCCCTGCTGCTCTTCCTGGTGAGCTGGATTCCCGGGGTGAACCTCGCCGCCCCGCTGCTCTGGGCGCTCTTCTCCGCCTGGGTGATGGCGATCGCCTACCTGGACTACCCCATGGACAACAACAAGGTGAGCTTCGCCGAGATGCGCCGACGGCTGGCGGCGCGCTGGTGGCAGAGCCTCACCTATGGCGGCTGCGTGACCCTGGTGACCTGGATTCCCCTGGCCAACCTCTTCCTGCTGCCCGGCGCGGTGTCCGGCGCGGTGCTGATGTGGGACCGCCACTACCGGGAGCCGGCGGTCTCAGAGGCTCGCTGA
- the phoR gene encoding phosphate regulon sensor histidine kinase PhoR — translation MGLWRRELWRLLLLAGIGLLVGWLLSHAWAGLALGLAACLAFHLRQLYRLHRWLTLTPQAEPPATTGVWGELFDRLYRYQKGQRHTQERLLGIIKRIQESSEAMRDSVVMLDRHGDMEWWNSAAERMLGLNAAHDRGHHITNLLRDPRFIDYFHARDYREPLTLPSPIDEQMVLQFQITLYGDDERLLMARDITRLHRLEEMRRDFVANVSHELRTPLTVLAGYLETYATYADQLPPRFARGLPSMQEQTSRMQNLVSDLLLLSRLEIDRGGEDHTPLGMDALLGSVQRDATATAAGRHTVEVELVEPKSLLGSEQEIHSALSNLAFNAVRYTPEGSRIVLRWRPHGDGACLEVEDNGEGIDPVHLPRLTERFYRVDKGRSAATGGTGLGLAIVKHVLLRHDARLEIDSRPGQGARFRCLFPAERLAAEAAEKSSASL, via the coding sequence GTGGGCCTCTGGAGGCGGGAGCTATGGCGACTTCTGCTGCTGGCCGGCATCGGCCTGCTGGTGGGCTGGCTGCTGTCCCATGCCTGGGCGGGCCTGGCCCTCGGCCTCGCGGCCTGCCTGGCCTTTCATCTACGCCAGCTCTACCGCCTCCACCGCTGGCTGACCCTCACCCCCCAGGCCGAGCCTCCCGCCACCACCGGCGTGTGGGGCGAGCTGTTCGACCGTCTCTACCGCTACCAGAAGGGGCAGCGCCACACCCAGGAGCGGCTGCTCGGGATCATCAAGCGCATCCAGGAGTCCTCCGAGGCGATGCGCGACAGCGTGGTGATGCTCGACCGCCACGGCGACATGGAGTGGTGGAACAGCGCCGCCGAGCGCATGCTGGGGCTCAACGCCGCCCATGACCGCGGCCACCACATCACCAACCTGCTGCGCGATCCGCGCTTCATCGACTACTTCCATGCCCGCGACTACCGCGAGCCGCTGACGCTGCCCTCGCCCATCGACGAGCAGATGGTGCTGCAGTTCCAGATCACCCTCTACGGCGATGACGAGCGGCTGCTGATGGCCCGCGACATCACCCGCCTGCACCGCCTGGAGGAGATGCGCCGCGACTTCGTGGCCAATGTCTCCCACGAGCTGCGCACCCCACTCACCGTGCTGGCCGGCTACCTGGAGACCTACGCCACCTACGCCGACCAGCTGCCGCCGCGCTTCGCCCGGGGGCTGCCCAGTATGCAGGAGCAGACCAGCCGCATGCAGAACCTGGTCAGCGACCTGCTGCTGCTGTCGCGCCTGGAGATCGACCGCGGCGGCGAGGACCACACCCCGCTGGGCATGGACGCCCTGCTGGGCAGCGTGCAGCGCGACGCGACGGCGACGGCCGCCGGCCGCCACACCGTCGAGGTGGAGCTGGTGGAACCCAAGTCACTGCTCGGCAGCGAGCAGGAGATCCACAGCGCCCTCTCCAACCTGGCCTTCAACGCGGTGCGCTACACCCCCGAGGGCAGCCGCATCGTGCTGCGCTGGCGGCCCCACGGCGACGGCGCCTGCCTGGAGGTGGAGGACAACGGCGAGGGCATCGATCCGGTGCACCTGCCGCGGCTCACCGAGCGCTTCTACCGGGTCGACAAGGGGCGCAGCGCCGCCACCGGCGGCACCGGGCTTGGCCTCGCCATCGTCAAGCATGTGCTGCTGCGCCACGACGCCCGCCTGGAGATCGACTCCCGCCCGGGCCAGGGCGCCCGCTTCCGCTGCCTGTTCCCCGCCGAGCGACTCGCGGCTGAGGCCGCCGAGAAGTCCTCAGCGAGCCTCTGA
- a CDS encoding FAD-dependent oxidoreductase, translating to MSAPLTIIGSGMAGLGLLRALRALDAERPVTLITADGGDDYAKPLLSTGFAKRLPPDRLAARSALRVAEELNAVVRTHTRVEAIDTAARTLRIGAERLPWSELVLATGAAPAVPFALPAAVAGRVFTINDLEDYRAFHAALAALGRPGRVAIVGAGLVGCEFANDLLAGGHEVSLVAPETAPLARLLPEPLGRALGEAFEAAGMTLALGGGVTALEDAGADLGVALDDGSRLVADLVLVATGLRPRTALAEAAGLAVSAAGIHTDRCLATSVPGIHALGDVACVDGVSAMYVQPLQASAKALARTLTGTPTPVAYGPWPVVVKTPLLLVVALPPTRPPARWRIEGEAGDFTALAESEDGRLIGFALTGACVRRKVELARVAPPLLG from the coding sequence ATGAGCGCTCCCCTGACCATCATCGGTTCCGGCATGGCGGGCCTTGGCCTGCTGCGTGCCCTGCGTGCGCTGGATGCCGAACGCCCCGTGACCCTGATCACCGCTGACGGCGGCGATGACTACGCCAAGCCGCTGCTCTCCACCGGCTTCGCCAAGCGACTGCCGCCGGATCGCCTGGCGGCGCGCAGCGCCCTGCGGGTCGCCGAGGAGCTGAATGCGGTGGTGCGCACCCATACCCGGGTCGAGGCCATCGATACGGCAGCGCGCACCCTGCGGATCGGCGCCGAGCGGCTGCCCTGGAGCGAGCTGGTGCTGGCCACCGGGGCGGCGCCGGCGGTGCCCTTTGCACTGCCCGCGGCGGTGGCCGGCCGGGTCTTTACCATCAACGACCTGGAGGACTATCGCGCCTTCCACGCCGCCCTGGCGGCGCTGGGGCGGCCGGGCCGGGTGGCCATCGTCGGCGCCGGCCTGGTGGGCTGCGAGTTCGCCAACGACCTGCTGGCGGGCGGTCACGAGGTGAGCCTGGTGGCCCCCGAGACCGCGCCCCTGGCGCGGCTGCTGCCCGAGCCCCTGGGGCGTGCCCTGGGCGAGGCCTTCGAGGCGGCCGGCATGACGCTGGCGCTGGGGGGCGGGGTGACGGCCCTCGAGGACGCCGGCGCCGACCTGGGCGTGGCGCTGGACGACGGCAGCCGCCTGGTGGCTGACCTGGTGCTGGTGGCTACCGGCCTCAGGCCCCGCACCGCCCTGGCCGAGGCGGCGGGCCTCGCGGTCAGCGCCGCCGGCATCCACACCGACCGCTGCCTGGCCACCTCGGTGCCCGGCATCCACGCCCTGGGCGACGTGGCCTGCGTCGATGGGGTGAGTGCCATGTACGTGCAGCCCCTGCAGGCGAGCGCCAAGGCGCTGGCGAGGACCCTGACCGGCACGCCCACCCCGGTCGCCTACGGCCCCTGGCCGGTGGTGGTCAAGACGCCGCTGCTGCTGGTGGTGGCCCTGCCGCCGACCCGCCCGCCGGCGCGCTGGCGCATCGAGGGGGAGGCGGGGGATTTCACCGCCCTGGCGGAATCGGAAGACGGTCGTTTGATCGGATTTGCGTTGACAGGGGCCTGTGTCCGTCGGAAAGTTGAACTGGCGCGGGTTGCGCCGCCGTTGCTAGGCTAG
- the phoU gene encoding phosphate signaling complex protein PhoU: MDITSDIHSRHISRQFNQELEELKTHLMAMGGLVEKQIQEAVAALLEGDSDLARRVVENDRAVNDMQIKIDEECTQVLARRQPAASDLRLVLAVIRAASDLERIGDEASKIARNAADLIAADNGTRGFVEVRMISEHVRRMVRDALTSFARFDTELALKLVHEDEEVDEEYRSAMRSLMTFMMEDARSISPILSLMWILRALERIGDHANNLAEYVVYLVKGLDIRHTDPEDLDEQAITRKG; the protein is encoded by the coding sequence ATGGACATCACCAGCGATATCCACAGCCGCCACATCTCGCGGCAGTTCAACCAGGAGCTCGAGGAGCTCAAGACCCACCTGATGGCCATGGGCGGCCTGGTGGAGAAGCAGATCCAGGAGGCGGTGGCCGCACTGCTCGAGGGGGACTCCGACCTGGCCCGCCGGGTGGTGGAGAACGATCGCGCGGTCAACGACATGCAGATCAAGATCGACGAGGAGTGCACCCAGGTGCTGGCGCGCCGCCAGCCGGCGGCCTCGGACCTACGCCTGGTGCTGGCGGTGATCCGCGCCGCCTCCGATCTGGAGCGCATCGGCGACGAGGCGAGCAAGATCGCCCGCAACGCCGCCGACCTGATCGCCGCCGATAACGGCACCCGCGGCTTCGTCGAGGTGCGCATGATCAGCGAGCACGTGCGGCGCATGGTGCGCGATGCCCTGACCTCCTTCGCCCGCTTCGATACCGAGCTGGCGCTGAAGCTGGTGCATGAGGACGAGGAGGTGGACGAGGAGTACCGCAGCGCCATGCGCTCGCTGATGACCTTCATGATGGAGGATGCCCGCTCGATCTCGCCGATCCTCAGCTTGATGTGGATCCTGCGCGCCCTGGAGCGCATCGGCGATCACGCCAACAACCTGGCCGAGTACGTGGTCTACCTGGTCAAGGGGCTGGATATCCGCCACACCGACCCCGAGGACCTCGACGAGCAGGCGATCACCCGCAAGGGATAG
- the phoB gene encoding phosphate regulon transcriptional regulator PhoB — MTAKTVLIVDDEAPIREMIAVALEMADYRVLEADNAQAAHAMVVDHQPDLVLLDWMMPGTSGIELARRLKREPTTAELPIIMLTAKGEEDNKIQGLEAGADDYITKPFSPRELVARLKAVLRRATPQGVEEAVEVDGLLLDPVSHRVSASGRPVEMGPTEYRLLQFFMTHQERAYTRSQLLDQVWGGNVYVEERTVDVHIRRLRKALGERHQHLVQTVRGTGYRFSAKG; from the coding sequence ATGACCGCCAAGACCGTTCTGATCGTCGATGATGAGGCGCCGATCCGCGAGATGATCGCGGTGGCGCTGGAGATGGCCGACTATCGCGTCCTCGAGGCCGACAACGCCCAGGCCGCCCATGCCATGGTGGTCGACCACCAGCCCGACCTGGTGCTGCTGGACTGGATGATGCCCGGCACCAGCGGCATCGAGCTGGCCCGCCGCCTCAAGCGCGAGCCGACTACCGCCGAACTGCCGATCATCATGCTCACCGCCAAGGGCGAGGAGGACAACAAGATCCAGGGGCTGGAGGCCGGCGCCGACGACTACATCACCAAGCCCTTCTCTCCCCGCGAGCTGGTGGCCCGCCTCAAGGCGGTGCTGCGTCGCGCCACGCCCCAGGGCGTCGAGGAGGCCGTGGAGGTCGATGGCCTGCTGCTCGATCCGGTGAGCCACCGGGTCAGCGCCAGCGGCAGGCCCGTGGAGATGGGCCCCACCGAGTATCGCCTGCTGCAGTTCTTCATGACCCACCAGGAGCGCGCCTACACCCGCAGCCAGCTGCTGGACCAGGTGTGGGGCGGCAATGTCTACGTGGAGGAGCGCACCGTGGACGTGCATATCCGCCGCCTGCGCAAGGCGCTGGGCGAGCGCCACCAGCACCTGGTGCAGACGGTGCGCGGCACCGGCTACCGGTTCTCCGCCAAGGGCTGA
- a CDS encoding chorismate--pyruvate lyase family protein yields the protein MSDLPPADTCALAHWIPLAASRPAMSPAWHRWVGSRDSLTLRLTEAGAPRPFRVRLLDQRLGTPRRDEARALGIAPGQRAWLREVALCLGEHPWVVARSVAPLSGLPEHELAHLGERSLGSWLFRQPGLERGEIEVTSAPAGFHAATGPWGRRSVFRRGDFRVLVQEWFLDAMADDLGLPSR from the coding sequence GTGTCCGACCTGCCACCTGCCGACACCTGCGCCCTGGCGCACTGGATCCCCCTGGCCGCCTCCCGGCCGGCCATGAGCCCCGCCTGGCACCGCTGGGTCGGCTCCCGGGACTCCCTGACCCTGCGCCTCACCGAGGCCGGTGCCCCGCGCCCCTTCCGCGTCCGGCTGCTCGACCAGCGCCTCGGCACTCCCCGCCGCGACGAGGCCAGGGCGCTGGGCATCGCCCCCGGCCAGCGCGCCTGGCTGCGCGAGGTGGCGCTCTGCCTGGGGGAGCACCCCTGGGTGGTGGCGCGCTCGGTGGCGCCGCTCTCGGGCCTGCCGGAACACGAGTTGGCCCACCTGGGCGAGCGCTCGCTGGGCTCCTGGCTGTTCCGCCAGCCGGGCCTCGAGCGCGGCGAGATCGAGGTGACCTCCGCCCCCGCCGGCTTCCACGCCGCCACGGGCCCCTGGGGGCGCCGCTCGGTGTTTCGCCGCGGCGACTTCCGGGTGCTGGTGCAGGAGTGGTTCCTGGATGCCATGGCGGATGACCTCGGTCTCCCTTCACGCTAG
- a CDS encoding ABC transporter permease subunit — MIDPLPPRAQPRHQWWRRLRDRLATLLITAGGIGVVAAVLAIGLFLALEVAPLFLEADSGVGWRELWQPRWQPGTLPGESPLFGLQPLAWGTLKAAFWALLFAVPLALGAAIHSALYMPPRLRSRLKPTLELMEAMPGVVVGFVAGLVLAPWVERHLAGALALVAVLPGGLLLAGLAWTRLPAPWRRRLPQGWAGLWLIPWLALLAGLALWLSPWLESLLFGGDLRGWLEAHFGLGYASRNALIVGLAMGFAVIPGIYALAEDALSGVPASLGEGAQALGATRWQSLWKVVLPAAAPGVFSAVMIGAGRAVGETIIVLMASGNTALMTLSPLEGMRSLAATIAIELPEAVPGGVHYRLLFLAALALFVFTFLVNTLAELVRARLRRRYRRLGGLS; from the coding sequence ATGATCGACCCTTTGCCGCCCAGGGCCCAGCCGCGCCACCAGTGGTGGCGGCGCCTGCGGGACCGCCTGGCGACCCTGCTGATCACGGCCGGCGGCATCGGCGTGGTGGCGGCGGTGCTCGCCATCGGCCTCTTCCTGGCCCTGGAGGTGGCGCCGCTGTTTCTCGAGGCGGACTCGGGCGTCGGCTGGCGCGAGCTGTGGCAGCCCCGCTGGCAGCCCGGCACCCTGCCCGGGGAGTCCCCCCTGTTTGGCCTGCAGCCGCTGGCCTGGGGCACCCTCAAGGCGGCCTTCTGGGCGCTGCTGTTCGCCGTGCCGCTGGCGCTGGGCGCGGCCATCCACTCGGCCCTCTACATGCCGCCGCGGCTGCGCAGCCGCCTCAAGCCGACCCTGGAGTTGATGGAGGCGATGCCCGGCGTGGTGGTCGGCTTCGTTGCCGGCCTGGTACTGGCGCCCTGGGTGGAGCGCCACCTGGCCGGCGCCCTGGCGCTGGTGGCGGTGCTGCCGGGGGGGCTGCTGCTCGCCGGCCTGGCCTGGACACGCCTGCCGGCGCCCTGGCGGCGTCGGCTTCCCCAGGGCTGGGCCGGGCTGTGGCTGATCCCCTGGCTGGCGCTGCTGGCGGGTCTGGCGCTGTGGCTCTCGCCCTGGCTCGAGTCGCTGCTGTTCGGCGGTGACCTGCGCGGCTGGCTGGAGGCGCACTTCGGGCTCGGCTATGCCTCGCGCAACGCGCTGATCGTCGGCCTGGCCATGGGCTTCGCGGTCATTCCCGGCATCTATGCCCTGGCCGAGGATGCACTCTCCGGGGTGCCGGCGAGCCTGGGCGAGGGCGCCCAGGCGCTGGGCGCGACCCGCTGGCAGAGCCTGTGGAAGGTGGTGCTGCCTGCGGCGGCCCCCGGGGTGTTCAGCGCGGTGATGATCGGCGCCGGCCGCGCCGTGGGCGAGACCATAATCGTGCTGATGGCCAGCGGCAACACCGCGCTGATGACCCTGAGCCCCCTGGAGGGGATGCGTTCCCTGGCCGCCACCATCGCCATCGAGCTGCCCGAGGCGGTGCCGGGCGGGGTCCACTACCGGCTGCTGTTCCTGGCGGCGCTGGCGCTGTTCGTGTTCACCTTCCTGGTCAATACCCTGGCGGAGCTGGTGCGCGCCCGGCTGCGCCGCCGCTACCGCCGCCTGGGGGGACTTTCATGA